From Arachis stenosperma cultivar V10309 chromosome 2, arast.V10309.gnm1.PFL2, whole genome shotgun sequence, one genomic window encodes:
- the LOC130961091 gene encoding putative disease resistance protein At3g14460, producing MAGSLVGGAFLSGFINVVFDRLLTKDTVNLVLGKKLGSGLVERLKISLYAAEAVLDDAEYKQLGDKRVREWLNCLRDAVYDADDLLDAVHTKAATQKEVRSSKLSFFLNRHRKMVDKMEEVVARIEFLVKQKDDLGLQKSTKDNNLSSSSSSSSWRETTCLMQGKIYGREDDQQALTKIIKDKSESQLSVIPIVGMGGVGKTTLAKWVYNFTEGFDDDKKVWVCISETFDVAEITKKTIEEITKTPCTLGSLNSLQNELKNNLSGKKFFIVLDDVWSEDADKWEQFITPFHYGAKGSTILLTTRNQKVASVVHTCPSYILNGLSEESCWLLFAANACFPEPIGNPTLEEIGRKIVNKCKGLPLAVETLGRLLRGENDAKEWNAVLRSDVWEFSTKNSKIIPALLISYFQLPPYLKRCFVYCSLFPKDHYFEKNELVLLWMAEDLLRLPKRGESLEEVGSQCFEELASRLFFKNLQDNDNYIKDLASWLFFERSRFFSERFVMHDLLHDLAIFLAGDFYCKIEELGEQERKKVLTRHLSHLRGKINTLRTPHGSLDHPISKVFKSIVKSESLRTSLYVDDLLSKKSRASKLKYLRVLSFDKLDVLPDSIGELIHLRYLNLSGTNVETLPESLCNLYNLQTLILYKCYKLTMLPNGMHKLVNLRHLDLRGTCLKEMPRGISKLKMPILEYFAVGKHEDNGIQELGGLPNLEGSFEIEKLENVVDARQARSARMLEKNHIDNLSLEWSSGNEMVSNIETERDILDDLQPHNGLKELRIKGYKGERFPDWVGHCSYNNMTSITLASCKNCCMLPSLGQLPSLKYLSIKGLDQLRIIGEEFYKNDSGHHSSPIAPFPSLEELVFANMPCWQEWHVPDPEAFPRLRKLRIKECPTLKGDMLNGISLRMVSSLSDASEVRKLEIRGDHEERYHEMLYRDTLSIGGCESAVKSALNLLACFPKICIVGCSSAVSFPGNCLPKSLQKLIINDCRNLEFPEQQQQKYDLVELQIHNSCDSLTSLSLDVFPNLKNLDIYNCRNLESVSMSEAPHAALQRLSITFCDKLVSLAGEGLAAPNLTYLNVSKCYRLEALPQDMNNLLPSLRSLDIYSCSKICSSLPEGGLPPYLKSLIVGGCEEQVRSLSWMGNLDALTHLTIHGSDCDSVTSFLGSLPHLPSLTTLSIEYFPNLETLECNELLRLSSLQELHIQCCHKLGNMEGEKLPPSLLLLKIEYCCLLGEHCKNKHQLIWPKISHIPTIQVDFKHIS from the coding sequence ATGGCTGGTTCACTTGTTGGTGGAGCTTTCCTTTCTGGCTTCATTAACGTTGTCTTTGACAGGTTGCTCACAAAGGATACGGTCAACTTGGtcttgggcaagaagcttggctCTGGCTTGGTTGAGAGGCTGAAAATTTCTCTGTATGCTGCTGAAGCTGTGCTTGATGATGCTGAGTACAAGCAACTGGGCGACAAACGTGTGAGGGAGTGGCTCAACTGTCTCAGGGATGCTGTTTATGACGCTGATGACTTGCTGGACGCTGTACACACCAAAGCCGCCACTCAAAAGGAGGTACGTTCTTCGAAGCTTAGTTTCTTCCTCAACCGACATAGGAAGATGGTAGATAAGATGGAAGAGGTGGTTGCAAGAATAGAATTTCTTGTAAAGCAGAAAGATGACCTTGGTCTTCAAAAGAGTACCAAGGATAATAActtgtcatcatcatcatcatcatcatcatggcGAGAAACCACATGTCTGATGCAAGGGAAAATATATGGCAGGGAGGATGATCAACAAGCTTTAACCAAAATAATAAAGGACAAGAGTGAATCTCAGTTATCTGTGATTCCTATTGTTGGCATGGGTGGGGTTGGTAAAACAACCTTAGCCAAATGGGTGTACAATTTCACAGAGGGAtttgatgatgataaaaaaGTATGGGTCTGCATCTCTGAAACATTTGATGTTGCTGAGATTACAAAGAAAACCATTGAGGAGATTACTAAAACACCTTGTACCCTTGGGAGTTTAAATTCGCTTCAAAATGAATTGAAGAACAACTTGTCGGGAAAGAAGTTCTTTATTGTTCTAGACGATGTCTGGAGCGAAGATGCCGATAAGTGGGAGCAATTTATAACTCCTTTTCACTATGGGGCTAAGGGTAGTACAATTCTTCTAACAACCCGCAATCAAAAGGTTGCTTCAGTAGTTCACACATGTCCCTCTTACATTCTTAATGGGTTGTCGGAAGAGTCTTGTTGGTTATTGTTTGCAGCCAATGCATGTTTTCCAGAGCCAATCGGTAATCCAACATTAGAGGAAATTGGTAGAAAAATTGTTAACAAGTGTAAAGGGTTGCCATTAGCTGTTGAAACACTTGGGCGTTTGTTGCGAGGAGAGAATGATGCTAAAGAATGGAATGCTGTTTTAAGGAGTGACGTCTGGGAATTTTCTAcgaaaaatagtaaaattattCCAGCATTGTTAATAAGCTACTTCCAGCTACCTCCTTACTTGAAGCGTTGTTTCGTTTATTGTTCCTTGTTTCCCAAAGATCATTACTTTgagaaaaatgaactggttTTGCTGTGGATGGCTGAAGATCTTTTAAGGCTACCAAAGAGAGGAGAGAGTTTAGAAGAGGTTGGTTCTCAGTGTTTTGAAGAATTAGCTTCAAggttattctttaaaaatcttcAAGACAATGACAACTATATTAAAGATTTAGCTTCATGGTTATTTTTTGAACGATCTCGGTTTTTCTCTGAGAGGTTCGTGATGCATGATCTCTTGCATGACTTGGCAATATTCCttgctggagacttctattgTAAAATAGAAGAACTTGGTgaacaagaaagaaagaaggttCTCACTCGTCATTTGTCACATTTGCGAGGTAAAATTAACACTTTGAGGACTCCACATGGAAGCTTAGATCATCCAATCTCAAAAGTCTTCAAGTCCATCGTGAAGTCAGAATCTTTGAGGACATCTTTGTATGTCGATGATTTGTTAAGCAAGAAAAGCAGAGCATCAAAGTTGAAATACTTGAGAGTTTTATCCTTTGATAAACTTGATGTATTACCAGATTCAATAGGTGAATTGATTCATCTACGCTATTTGAATCTCTCTGGGACCAATGTGGAGACATTACCAGAGTCATTATGCAACTTGTATAATCTACAAACATTAATATTGTATAAATGTTATAAGCTGACCATGTTGCCCAATGGCATGCATAAACTTGTGAATTTACGGCATCTTGATCTTAGGGGAACTTGTTTGAAAGAAATGCCTAGAGGAATAAGTAAATTGAAAATGCCTATTTTAGAATACTTTGCCGTGGGCAAGCACGAAGACAATGGAATACAGGAATTAGGAGGGCTCCCAAATCTTGAAGGATCATTTGAGATTGAGAAGTTGGAGAATGTTGTTGATGCGAGACAAGCAAGGAGTGCAAGGATGTTGGAGAAGAACCACATTGACAACTTATCGTTGGAATGGTCTTCAGGTAATGAGATGGTTTCCAACATAGAGACTGAGAGAGATATACTCGATGACTTGCAACCGCACAATGGCTTGAAAGAGTTGAGAATCAAGGGATACAAGGGCGAAAGATTTCCAGATTGGGTGGGGCACTGTTCCTACAACAATATGACAAGCATAACACTAGCATCTTGCAAGAATTGCTGCATGCTACCTTCACTTGGACAGCTGCCATCTCTTAAGTACCTGAGCATTAAAGGTTTGGATCAGCTGAGGATTATTGGCGAAGAGTTTTACAAGAATGACAGCGGTCATCATTCTTCGCCTATTGCACCGTTTCCTTCACTCGAGGAATTGGTGTTTGCTAACATGCCATGCTGGCAGGAGTGGCACGTACCTGACCCAGAAGCTTTTCCTCGGCTTAGGAAACTTCGAATAAAAGAGTGTCCAACGTTAAAGGGAGATATGCTTAATGGCATATCCTTGAGAATGGTTTCTTCTTTGTCGGATGCTTCCGAAGTTCGCAAACTGGAAATACGGGGAGATCATGAAGAAAGGTATCATGAGATGCTATATCGGGATACTTTATCAATTGGGGGATGTGAATCCGCAGTGAAGTCTGCATTAAACCTTCTAGCTTGCTTCCCAAAAATATGTATCGTGGGGTGTTCGTCTGCTGTATCCTTTCCGGGCAATTGTTTACCTAAATCTCTGCAAAAGCTGATAATCAATGATTGCAGAAACTTGGAATTTCCTGAGCAACAACAGCAGAAGTATGATTTGGTAGAGCTACAAATACATAACAGTTGTGATTCACTGACCTCCTTGTCGTTGGATGTCTTTCCCAATCTCAAGAATCTCGATATATATAATTGTAGGAATCTGGAATCAGTGTCAATGTCAGAGGCACCACACGCTGCTCTTCAACGTCTATCCATTACTTTCTGCGACAAATTAGTGTCATTAGCAGGAGAAGGACTGGCTGCACCCAACTTGACTTATCTCAATGTTAGCAAATGCTACAGGTTGGAAGCATTGCCACAGGACATGAATAATCTTCTCCCAAGTTTACGGTCTCTGGATATATATAGTTGCTCGAAAATTTGTAGCAGCTTGCCAGAGGGTGGTTTGCCGCCTTACTTGAAATCACTTATTGTGGGAGGTTGCGAGGAACAAGTGAGGAGTCTATCATGGATGGGCAACTTGGACGCCCTCACTCATCTTACCATTCATGGTTCTGATTGTGATAGCGTGACGTCATTCCTAGGTTCGCTGCCTCACCTTCCCTCCCTTACCACTCTTTCTATTGAATACTTTCCTAATCTGGAGACATTGGAGTGCAACGAGCTTCTCCGCCTCTCCTCCCTTCAAGAATTGCACATTCAGTGCTGCCACAAGCTGGGGAATATGGAAGGAGAAAAGCTGCCTCCCTCTCTCTTGCTACTCAAAATTGAATACTGTTGTTTGCTGGGAGAACACTGCAAGAACAAGCATCAACTAATCTGGCCCAAAATTTCCCACATCCCAACCATTCAAGTCGATTTCAAACATATTTCCTAA
- the LOC130961614 gene encoding calmodulin-binding receptor-like cytoplasmic kinase 2 isoform X1, whose product MKGRRNSSSDYRSTPDRGGYSPGYASSEVSAKSTSSSTASGGRSSVSSAARSVAGIFSACFAPPEATIRSSKSFGDSEEFKAPSVASDVSRASSQKGRGLNRGINISINKEPGTVKFTMEEIQKATRNFSSSFKIGQGGFGTVYKAKLLDGTVVAVKRAKKSLYEKHLGVEFQSEIQTLSRVEHLNLVKFYGYLEEGDERIVVVEHVPNGNLREHLDCIHGKVLDLPTRLDIAIDVAHAITYLHMYIDHPIIHRDVKSSNILLTENFRAKVADFGFAKQAPDSDSGMTHVSTQVKGTAGYLDPEYLKTYQLTEKSDVYSFGVLLVELITGRRPIEPKFELRERITAKWAMKKFVDGEATTVLDPRLDQTAANTLALEKILELALQCLAPRRQNRPNMKRCAEILWTIRKDYRELSASDFRSFSSTSQRSSSIRD is encoded by the exons ATGAAAGGTCGCCGGAACTCCAGCTCCGACTACCGGAGCACGCCGGACCGCGGTGGATATTCTCCCGGATACGCGTCTTCTGAGGTCAGCGCCAAGTCAACCTCTTCCTCCACCGCCTCCGGCGGCCGGAGTTCGGTCTCCTCCGCCGCTAGGTCTGTAGCCGGAATCTTCAGCGCCTGCTTCGCGCCGCCGGAAGCCACCATAAGAAGCTCCAAAAGTTTCGGGGATTCTGAGGAGTTCAAAGCTCCATCTG TTGCATCGGATGTTTCGAGAGCTAGTAGTCAGAAAGGGCGTGGCTTGAATCGAGGCATCAACATCAGCATAAATAAAGAGCCTGGCACTGTAAAATTCACCATGGAGGAAATCCAGAAAGCCACAAGAAACTTCTCCTCTTCTTTCAAGATTGGCCAAGGTGGTTTTGGTACTGTCTACAAGGCCAAACTCTTGGATGGAACAGTGGTTGCAGTAAAGCGCGCAAAGAAG AGTCTATATGAGAAGCATTTGGGTGTAGAGTTCCAGAGTGAGATACAAACACTATCAAGGGTTGAACATTTGAACTTGGTCAAGTTCTATGGATATTTAGAGGAAGGGGATGAAAGAATTGTTGTTGTGGAGCATGTTCCAAATGGAAACCTAAGAGAACATTTGGATT GCATTCACGGAAAAGTTCTTGACCTTCCTACACGTCTAGACATTGCAATTGATGTAGCTCATGCCATCACCTATCTTCATATGTATATAG ATCATCCTATCATTCATAGAGACGTTAAGTCTTCCAACATTCTGCTGACCGAAAATTTTCGAGCTAAGGTAGCAGATTTTGGTTTTGCAAAACAAGCACCAGATAGTGACTCCGGCATGACTCATGTATCCACCCAAGTTAAAGGAACAGCAGGCTACTTGGACCCTGAATACCTGAAAACATATCAACTGACTGAAAAGAGTGATGTGTATTCATTTGGTGTTTTGCTTGTTGAACTCATCACTGGGAGACGTCCCATTGAACCGAAATTCGAACTCAGAGAGCGAATAACTGCAAAATGG GCTATGAAGAAATTTGTGGATGGAGAAGCTACCACTGTCTTGGATCCAAGACTTGATCAAACTGCAGCAAATACACTTGCACTTGAAAAGATTCTTGAACTAGCATTGCAGTGTTTGGCACCTCGGAGACAAAACAGGCCTAACATGAAGAGATGCGCCGAGATCCTTTGGACAATCCGCAAGGATTACAGGGAGCTATCAGCCTCAGATTTTCGCTCGTTTTCTTCTACTTCCCAGAGGAGCTCTTCAATAAGAGACTGA
- the LOC130961614 gene encoding calmodulin-binding receptor-like cytoplasmic kinase 2 isoform X2, translated as MCFLVASDVSRASSQKGRGLNRGINISINKEPGTVKFTMEEIQKATRNFSSSFKIGQGGFGTVYKAKLLDGTVVAVKRAKKSLYEKHLGVEFQSEIQTLSRVEHLNLVKFYGYLEEGDERIVVVEHVPNGNLREHLDCIHGKVLDLPTRLDIAIDVAHAITYLHMYIDHPIIHRDVKSSNILLTENFRAKVADFGFAKQAPDSDSGMTHVSTQVKGTAGYLDPEYLKTYQLTEKSDVYSFGVLLVELITGRRPIEPKFELRERITAKWAMKKFVDGEATTVLDPRLDQTAANTLALEKILELALQCLAPRRQNRPNMKRCAEILWTIRKDYRELSASDFRSFSSTSQRSSSIRD; from the exons ATGTGTTTCTTAGTTGCATCGGATGTTTCGAGAGCTAGTAGTCAGAAAGGGCGTGGCTTGAATCGAGGCATCAACATCAGCATAAATAAAGAGCCTGGCACTGTAAAATTCACCATGGAGGAAATCCAGAAAGCCACAAGAAACTTCTCCTCTTCTTTCAAGATTGGCCAAGGTGGTTTTGGTACTGTCTACAAGGCCAAACTCTTGGATGGAACAGTGGTTGCAGTAAAGCGCGCAAAGAAG AGTCTATATGAGAAGCATTTGGGTGTAGAGTTCCAGAGTGAGATACAAACACTATCAAGGGTTGAACATTTGAACTTGGTCAAGTTCTATGGATATTTAGAGGAAGGGGATGAAAGAATTGTTGTTGTGGAGCATGTTCCAAATGGAAACCTAAGAGAACATTTGGATT GCATTCACGGAAAAGTTCTTGACCTTCCTACACGTCTAGACATTGCAATTGATGTAGCTCATGCCATCACCTATCTTCATATGTATATAG ATCATCCTATCATTCATAGAGACGTTAAGTCTTCCAACATTCTGCTGACCGAAAATTTTCGAGCTAAGGTAGCAGATTTTGGTTTTGCAAAACAAGCACCAGATAGTGACTCCGGCATGACTCATGTATCCACCCAAGTTAAAGGAACAGCAGGCTACTTGGACCCTGAATACCTGAAAACATATCAACTGACTGAAAAGAGTGATGTGTATTCATTTGGTGTTTTGCTTGTTGAACTCATCACTGGGAGACGTCCCATTGAACCGAAATTCGAACTCAGAGAGCGAATAACTGCAAAATGG GCTATGAAGAAATTTGTGGATGGAGAAGCTACCACTGTCTTGGATCCAAGACTTGATCAAACTGCAGCAAATACACTTGCACTTGAAAAGATTCTTGAACTAGCATTGCAGTGTTTGGCACCTCGGAGACAAAACAGGCCTAACATGAAGAGATGCGCCGAGATCCTTTGGACAATCCGCAAGGATTACAGGGAGCTATCAGCCTCAGATTTTCGCTCGTTTTCTTCTACTTCCCAGAGGAGCTCTTCAATAAGAGACTGA
- the LOC130962335 gene encoding uncharacterized protein LOC130962335, with protein sequence MSFNSILWCHPKLILLTALLLFASSLCTSASEGELVGTTVSGGNFFTVSSFSYPETTIKPFDLRYIRVDIPPSFSAVSIALNSDVDLDLSRVDRIPKSSLPIICFRDGSPPLPDALNTTLKDSVVSGINDLDVEQCFPMQKNITMRLTNEQISAGAWYIGLFNGIGATRTQSKMINRGSSYSFIANISVEACTNSMMKGVFCNSTVYPLSCTSSNAFKYYDLDATEVKKPMMENALTCKNNFETSCVQEGVPQFHSLDITNMAEELTITAANIRFNSTSSNSTSSADDFKLMCYARHGAIPSETSHDYSSDLSKSPLVIRAPQIGRLYISILPVNLAKTSDGTQDGNAKVCYSMETQVVQCPLGKAGPNCTMDSYTLQTVLSRIPMPFESYYLPVGEVEMAESANFPLEPLSNNTMNQGGTDNIWTYFILDIPRGAAGRNIHVRLSSDVKINYEFYARFGGLPSLESWDYYYANKTRKSDESAFFMLYSSKDDNVDFYIIYAREGTWGFGLRHLNASGNSLKAQTAMSISLEGCPKHCSSHGDCRYSFDASGLTSYSFCSCDRNHGGFDCSVEIVSHKGHIVQSIFLIASNAAAMLPAYWALRQKAYAEWILFTSSGISSAIYHACDVGTWCPLTYNVLQFMDFWLSFMAVVSTFVYLASINETHKRAIHTAVAIFTALMAATKATRSSNIVLVFVLGAIGLLIGWLIEVSSKYRSLSFSFRFSPSFPQSLLTIKDWLYKLVMLLWRRFHWGFALAGFIALAMAATSWVLETSSTYWIWHSFWHVTIYTSSFFFLCSKASNVDAEEDQLPTTENYALARQDSFSRSES encoded by the exons atgtcTTTCAATTCGATTTTGTGGTGTCATCCAAAACTGATTCTTCTCACTGCTTTGTTACTGTTTGCTTCTTCTCTCTGCACTTCTGCAAGTGAAGGTGAACTTGTTGGAACAACGGTTTCTGGTGGCAACTTCTTCACCGTTTCCAGCTTCAGCTACCCTGAGACGACTATCAAGCCCTTTGATTTGCGCTATATCCGAG TTGATATACCGCCATCGTTTTCTGCTGTGTCCATAGCATTGAACTCAGATGTAGATCTT GATCTTTCAAGGGTCGATCGAATTCCAAAAAGCTCACTGCCAATAATATGTTTCAGAGATGGCAGCCCTCCTCTGCCGGATGCCTTAAACACAACTCTGAAAGATTCAGTTGTCTCAG GAATAAATGATCTTGATGTGGAGCAGTGCTTTCCTATGCAGAAGAATATCACTATGAGATTGACAAATGAACAG ATATCTGCAGGCGCTTGGTACATTGGTCTATTCAATGGCATTGGAGCGACAAGAACACAATCAAAGATG ATTAACCGAGGCTCATCATACTCCTTCATTGCTAATATAAGTGTGGAAGCATGCACGAATTCGATGATGAAGGGGGTGTTCTGTAACAGTACAGTCTATCCACTTTCATGCACATCGTCCAATGCCTTTAAATATTATGATTTGGATGCTACAGAGGTGAAGAAGCCGATGATGGAAAATGCTCTGACCTGCAAAAATAACTTCGAAACTTCGTGTGTTCAGGAAGGCGTACCACAGTTCCATTCTTTGGATATAACAAATATGGCAGAAGAATTGACCATTACAGCAGCAAATATCAGATTCAACTCTACATCTTCAAATAGCACTTCTAGTGCAGATGATTTTAAGTTAATGTGTTATGCTCGCCATGGTGCAATTCCTTCAGAGACTTCGCATGATTATTCCAGTGATTTGAGTAAATCCCCTCTTGTTATTCGTGCTCCACAGATTGGTCGTCTATACATTAGTATATTACCGGTTAATCTGGCAAAAACGTCAGATGGAACTCAGGATGGCAATGCCAAAGTTTGCTATTCAATGGAAACACAAGTGGTTCAGTGCCCTCTTGGTAAAGCTGGACCGAATTGCACAATGGATAGCTACACACTTCAG ACAGTCCTAAGTAGAATTCCAATGCCGTTCGAATCATATTATTTACCAGTTGGTGAGGTAGAAATGGCAGAGTCGGCAAATTTTCCTCTTGAGCCACTTTCAAACAACACAATGAACCAAGGAGGAACTGATAACATTTGGACTTACTTTATTTTGGACATTCCTCGTGGTGCAGCCGGACGAAATATTCATGTACGGCTATCCTCAGATGTGAAGATTAATTATGAATTTTATGCTCGATTTGGTGGATTACCTTCTCTTGAGAGTTGGGACTATTATTATGCTAACAAGACAAGGAAGAGCGATGAATCGGCGTTTTTCATGCTATATAGTTCAAAAGATGACAATGTTgatttttacattatttatgCTAGAGAAGGAACATGGGGTTTTGGTTTAAGACATCTTAATGCAAGCGGCAATTCTTTGAAAGCACAAACTGCCATGTCTATTTCACTCGAAGGATGCCCGAAACATTGCTCTTCTCATGGTGACTGTAGATATTCTTTTGATGCTAGCGGATTGACATCATATAG CTTCTGCTCTTGTGATCGGAACCACGGGGGCTTTGACTGTAGCGTTGAAATTGTATCGCATAAAG GGCACATAGTGCAATCGATTTTTCTCATTGCATCGAATGCAGCAGCAATGCTTCCTGCCTATTGGGCCCTTCGGCAGAAG GCATATGCAGAATGGATTTTGTTCACTTCGAGTGGAATTTCGAGTGCGATTTATCATGCATGTGATGTAGGCACTTGGTGTCCCTTGACCTATAATGTTCTTCAG TTCATGGACTTTTGGCTTTCTTTCATGGCCGTGGTTAGCACTTTCGTGTACTTAGCCTCGATCAATGAAACACACAAGAGGGCAATCCACACAGCTGTTGCTATCTTTACTGCACTCATGGCTGCAACCAAGGCGACCAG ATCTTCGAATATTGTTCTTGTGTTTGTGCTTGGAGCTATTGGTCTTCTAATTGGCTGGTTGATAGAGGTCTCATCAAAGTATAGGTCCCTTTCATTTTCATTCAGATTCTCACCAAGTTTCCCTCAAAG CTTGTTAACTATAAAGGATTGGCTCTATAAGCTTGTCATGTTGCTTTGGAGGCGGTTCCATTGGGGTTTCGCATTGGCCGGTTTCATCGCATTAGCCATGGCAGCAACAAGCTGGGTACTTGAAACCAGTTCAACCTACTGGATATGGCATAG CTTTTGGCATGTCACAATATACACatcatctttcttctttctttgctcaAAAGCAAGTAATGTGGATGCAGAGGAGGATCAGCTACCTACGACGGAAAACTATGCGCTGGCTCGCCAGGACTCGTTTTCGAGAAGCGAGTCTTAA